A genomic region of Magnolia sinica isolate HGM2019 chromosome 6, MsV1, whole genome shotgun sequence contains the following coding sequences:
- the LOC131248935 gene encoding pentatricopeptide repeat-containing protein At3g23020 gives MGPIKTVNIGVPVLPIDGVVPAKKLSEQKLAENLNIGRKKRDRIYRRSQNGRSRVAKLSLDNRVLVENQRRGLDHSHKCCSERQNVKEKREPKCSTKWVSYGGSIPLILRALETVNDLNEALKPWEESLNNKERSIILKEQSNSERALEIFEWFKRKGCYELNVIHYNIMLRILGKSQRWDQVENLWDEMEQKRITPTNSTYGTLIDVYSKGGLKEEALCWLDKMYKQGLQPDEVTMGIVVQTYKKAGQFEKAEQFFKSWSSGKLTQYDGRLNPTDTFLPQKCHSSYTYNTLIDTYGKAGQLKEASDTFARMLREGVALNTVTFNTMMHICGNHDRMDEVAALMMKMEEVKCPPDTRTYNILISLHAKHDNINEAASYFTKMKADGLEPDVIGYRTLLYAFSIRHMVKEAEVLVSEMDDRGLEVDEYTQSALTRMYINAGMLGRSWSWFKRFHLDGKMSSECYSANIDAFGECGHLMEAEKVFLCCQEKRKLTVMEFNVMIKAYGIAKIYDKACDLFDDMENHGVSPDKCTYNSLIQILSSAELPHQAKLYLGKMQEAGFVNDCIPYCAVMSSFVKLGQLTIAEVLFKEMLGYAVRPDIIVFGILINAFAEVGSVKEAMNYVEAMKSAGFSGNSVIYNSLIKLYTKVGYLQDAQETYKLLQSSDEGPDVYSSNCMIELYSERAMVRWAEEIFEYLKQRGEANEFSFAMMLCMYKKVGRFGEAVAVAHEMNERGLLTDLLSYNNVIGLYALDGRLKEAAETFHMMIDSGIQPDDSTFRSLGVILVKCGAPKVAVNQLELARRKDAASGISAWISTLCSLLGVDDDALKSCNKTKCPFEFDSIVENGSMELSQWSDI, from the coding sequence ATGGGTCCAATAAAGACAGTGAATATCGGAGTTCCGGTTTTGCCGATAGACGGAGTTGTTCCTGCTAAGAAACTGAGTGAACAGAAATTGGCTGAAAATTTGAATATTGGGCGAAAGAAACGTGATAGAATTTATAGGAGAAGCCAGAATGGTAGAAGCCGCGTAGCTAAACTCAGTTTGGACAATCGGGTTTTGGTTGAAAATCAGAGGCGAGGACTTGATCATTCACATAAGTGTTGCTCGGAGCGCCAAAATGTGAAAGAGAAGAGGGAGCCCAAGTGTTCGACAAAATGGGTCTCTTATGGAGGCAGCATTCCATTGATTTTACGAGCATTAGAAACAGTAAATGATCTGAATGAGGCTTTGAAACCTTGGGAGGAGAGCCTCAATAACAAGGAAAGGAGCATAATTCTCAAGGAGCAGTCGAACTCGGAAAGGGCTCTTGAGATTTTCGAATGGTTTAAGAGAAAGGGTTGCTATGAGCTGAATGTGATTCACTACAACATCATGCTTCGGATTCTTGGGAAATCGCAGAGATGGGATCAAGTCGAGAATCTTTGGGATGAAATGGAGCAGAAGAGGATCACGCCCACGAATTCTACCTATGGTACATTGATTGATGTTTATAGTAAAGGCGGGCTCAAGGAAGAAGCCCTTTGTTGGCTGGATAAGATGTATAAGCAAGGGCTGCAACCTGATGAGGTCACGATGGGGATCGTGGTTCAAACGTACAAGAAGGCAGGAcaatttgaaaaggccgagcagtTCTTTAAATCATGGTCATCAGGTAAATTGACCCAATATGATGGCAGATTGAATCCAACCGATACTTTTCTACCTCAGAAGTGCCACAGCTCATACACTTACAATACATTGATCGACACATATGGGAAGGCGGGCCAGCTTAAAGAAGCGTCTGATACATTTGCTCGGATGCTAAGGGAAGGGGTTGCACTGAACACAGTGACATTCAATACTATGATGCACATATGTGGAAACCATGACCGGATGGATGAAGTAGCTGCCCTGatgatgaagatggaagaagtgAAGTGCCCTCCTGACACAAGAACATATAACATTCTTATTTCTCTCCATGCAAAGCACGATAATATCAATGAAGCAGCTAGCTATTttacaaagatgaaggcggatgGCCTTGAACCAGATGTCATCGGTTATCGTACCCTCCTATATGCATTCTCAATACGACACATGGTCAAAGAAGCTGAAGTCCTTGTCTCGGAAATGGATGATCGGGGCCTTGAAGTTGATGAGTATACACAATCGGCTTTGACTAGGATGTATATTAATGCAGGGATGCTTGGGCGATCTTGGTCTTGGTTCAAGAGGTTTCATCTTGACGGGAAGATGAGTTCGGAATGCTATTCTGCCAATATCGATGCGTTTGGGGAGTGTGGCCACTTAATGGAAGCAGAGAAAGTGTTCCTTTGTTGCCAAGAGAAACGGAAATTGACTGTGATGGAGTTCAATGTGATGATAAAGGCCTATGGTATAGCCAAGATTTATGATAAGGCTTGTGATTTGTTTGATGATATGGAGAATCATGGTGTTTCTCCCGACAAATGCACATACAATTCTCTCATACAGATATTATCCAGTGCTGAGCTGCCTCACCAAGCAAAGTTATATCTCGGGAAAATGCAGGAGGCAGGCTTTGTAAACGACTGCATCCCGTATTGTGCAGTGATGTCTAGCTTTGTCAAGCTTGGTCAATTGACGATTGCCGAAGTACTATTCAAAGAGATGCTTGGGTATGCTGTGCGACCTGATATCATCGTTTTCGGTATCTTGATAAATGCATTTGCGGAAGTTGGAAGTGTTAAAGAAGCTATGAATTACGTTGAGGCAATGAAAAGCGCTGGCTTTTCTGGAAATTCAGTTATCTACAACTCCCTGATCAAgctatacaccaaggtggggtatCTTCAAGATGCCCAAGAAACATACAAACTTCTTCAATCATCAGATGAGGGTCCCGATGTGTATTCTTCCAATTGCATGATTGAACTTTACAGCGAACGGGCAATGGTTAGATGGGCAGAAGAAATTTTTGAATATTTGAAGCAAAGAGGGGAGGCAAATGAGTTCTCTTTTGCGATGATGTTATGCATGTATAAGAAAGTCGGGAGATTTGGGGAAGCAGTCGCGGTCGCGCATGAAATGAATGAACGGGGGCTCCTTACCGATTTATTGAGCTATAATAATGTGATTGGGTTATATGCATTGGATGGGAGGTTGAAGGAGGCTGCTGAAACTTTTCACATGATGATCGATTCGGGTATCCAACCTGATGATTCAACATTCAGATCACTTGGGGTCATTCTTGTGAAATGTGGAGCACCGAAGGTGGCTGTTAATCAGTTGGAACTAGCAAGGAGAAAAGATGCTGCAAGTGGCATTTCTGCATGGATCTCAACTCTGTGCTCACTGTTGGGGGTGGATGATGATGCTTTGAAGTCATGCAATAAAACAAAATGCCCTTTTGAATTCGATTCCATTGTTGAAAATGGATCTATGGAGCTCAGTCAATGGTCTGACATATAA